Proteins from a single region of Haloplanus sp. GDY1:
- a CDS encoding winged helix-turn-helix domain-containing protein, which translates to MSVHPAIPESKRSTDDLTKAELLDLFGDEYTRRVYEAIAERPRSGRDVADAADVSRSTAYRRLNDLRDAGLVRTELTICEDGHHRERFEAVATSLTITLDDGDMAARVSVAD; encoded by the coding sequence ATGTCCGTTCACCCCGCGATCCCCGAGTCGAAGCGGTCGACCGACGACCTCACGAAGGCCGAGCTACTCGATCTCTTCGGCGACGAGTACACCCGGCGCGTCTACGAGGCCATCGCCGAGCGACCACGGAGCGGCCGTGACGTTGCCGACGCTGCCGACGTCTCGAGATCGACCGCCTATCGCCGGCTCAACGACCTTCGCGACGCTGGCCTCGTCCGAACCGAGCTGACGATCTGCGAAGACGGCCACCACCGGGAGCGGTTCGAGGCCGTCGCCACCTCGCTCACGATCACCCTCGACGACGGCGACATGGCTGCGCGAGTCAGCGTCGCGGACTGA
- a CDS encoding ATP-binding protein, with translation MAFVATLGALALNAGAVGLLGWLTWTAFQSREQPSAEPFVALLATLTLWAALAFGANLPWLSHGSLLATILGLGQFGTALVIPGIWTVYALSYTGRGTGLTWRRIALLAGIALPVLVIAVVIAVGPAESVVEYVAASMLGTEILYLSALSLYGTYLLADLGGSHARVSNTQIAVLTVGVAAPYLVGLLGNNSGLANGAAVGLVLSGGLLALAMRRYPVMTGFPKADYVARSRVVETLQEPVVVLDWDDHILDLNEATVALFDRSAAELIGEPVRSVIDGLDRTEFPVDATGTVTLQTTKGRRQFQFSVSAVDEGGSDEVARTVLFRDVTDRQTREQRLTVLNRVLRHNVRNDLDVVLSYADHIDDDDVRTGIRERATDLLELSSKARDAEDVMTASTDPPEPVDIADVAASVVEQFRTDDYSGNITLDCPDEVRISSHRTVIRRVLSELVENALVHSDADTPQVDVRVRDGPDAAAELVVADDGPGLPQREQEILAAGTETQLKHGRGLGLWFVNWAVTQLGGDLQFRGNDPGSVVTVRLYGTSP, from the coding sequence ATGGCGTTCGTAGCCACTCTGGGCGCACTCGCTCTCAACGCCGGGGCGGTCGGCCTCCTCGGCTGGCTGACCTGGACGGCGTTCCAGTCCCGGGAGCAACCGAGCGCCGAACCGTTCGTCGCGCTCCTCGCCACCCTGACGCTGTGGGCCGCCCTCGCGTTCGGGGCGAATCTCCCCTGGCTGTCCCACGGCAGTTTGCTCGCTACGATCCTGGGGCTGGGCCAGTTCGGGACCGCCCTCGTCATCCCCGGCATCTGGACGGTGTACGCACTCAGTTACACCGGCCGCGGAACCGGGCTCACGTGGCGACGGATCGCTCTGCTGGCCGGGATCGCGCTCCCGGTTCTCGTGATCGCCGTCGTCATCGCGGTCGGTCCCGCCGAATCGGTCGTCGAGTACGTGGCCGCGTCGATGCTCGGCACCGAGATTCTCTACCTGTCGGCGCTCTCACTCTACGGGACGTACCTCCTGGCCGACCTCGGCGGCAGCCACGCCCGCGTGTCCAACACCCAGATCGCGGTGCTGACGGTCGGCGTCGCCGCCCCCTACCTCGTCGGTCTGCTGGGCAACAACTCCGGCCTCGCGAACGGCGCGGCGGTCGGGCTCGTCCTCTCCGGTGGCCTCCTGGCGCTCGCCATGCGGCGGTATCCGGTGATGACTGGCTTTCCGAAGGCCGACTACGTCGCGCGGAGCCGCGTCGTCGAAACCCTCCAGGAGCCCGTCGTGGTGCTCGACTGGGACGATCACATTCTCGACCTCAACGAGGCGACCGTGGCGTTGTTCGACCGCTCCGCGGCGGAGCTGATCGGCGAGCCGGTCCGATCGGTCATCGACGGCCTCGATCGGACCGAATTTCCCGTCGACGCCACGGGCACGGTGACCCTCCAGACGACGAAGGGCCGCCGCCAGTTCCAGTTCAGCGTCTCCGCCGTCGACGAAGGGGGATCCGACGAGGTCGCCAGAACGGTGCTCTTCCGGGACGTGACCGACCGGCAGACCCGAGAGCAGCGGCTCACGGTTCTCAACCGGGTGCTCCGCCACAACGTGCGCAACGATCTGGACGTGGTGCTCTCGTACGCCGACCACATCGACGACGACGACGTTCGGACCGGCATCCGGGAGAGGGCGACCGACCTGCTCGAACTCAGCAGCAAGGCCAGGGACGCCGAAGACGTCATGACCGCGAGTACCGACCCGCCGGAGCCGGTCGATATCGCGGACGTCGCAGCCTCCGTGGTCGAGCAGTTCCGGACCGACGACTACTCCGGTAACATCACGCTCGACTGCCCCGACGAGGTGCGGATCTCCTCGCACCGCACCGTGATCCGACGGGTTCTCTCCGAACTGGTCGAGAACGCACTCGTCCACTCGGACGCGGACACGCCGCAGGTCGACGTCCGGGTCCGAGACGGTCCGGACGCGGCAGCCGAACTCGTCGTGGCGGACGACGGGCCGGGACTCCCCCAACGGGAACAGGAGATCCTCGCCGCCGGAACCGAGACGCAGCTCAAACACGGACGGGGACTCGGACTCTGGTTCGTCAACTGGGCCGTCACGCAGCTCGGCGGCGACCTTCAGTTCCGGGGGAACGATCCCGGTAGCGTCGTCACGGTCCGCCTGTACGGGACGTCACCGTAG
- a CDS encoding RDD family protein — protein sequence MAATDRAEYCGIGIRGVAIGIDSFVWFALLFVAITVTGVVTGQVETGAQGVHTSLSGTPGSIALGLWVVLTLGYHALCEWRFGKTIGKALVNIRVASTDGSAPSLGAALIRNVARLVDWLPSLYLVGIAGMVLSDRRQRLGDRLAGTTVVSD from the coding sequence ATGGCAGCGACGGACCGTGCCGAATACTGCGGGATCGGTATTCGAGGTGTGGCTATCGGAATCGACTCGTTCGTCTGGTTCGCCCTCCTGTTCGTGGCGATCACCGTTACGGGGGTGGTCACCGGACAAGTCGAAACCGGGGCGCAGGGAGTACACACGAGCCTGAGCGGGACTCCCGGGTCGATAGCGCTTGGCCTGTGGGTCGTACTGACGCTCGGATACCACGCCCTCTGCGAGTGGCGATTCGGGAAGACGATCGGGAAAGCGCTCGTGAACATCCGCGTGGCGAGTACCGACGGCTCGGCGCCGTCGCTCGGGGCTGCGCTGATCCGAAACGTCGCGCGTCTCGTCGACTGGTTGCCCAGCCTGTACCTCGTCGGGATCGCCGGGATGGTTCTGTCGGATCGACGGCAGCGTCTCGGCGACAGGCTGGCCGGAACGACCGTCGTCAGCGACTGA
- a CDS encoding response regulator — protein MPGNDGAERVRALVVDDEKEVADAYALRLRGHCEVETAYGGEEALSLVDDVPIDVVLLDRHMPGMSGDDVLTELVERGFYGRVVMVTAVDPGFEVLELPFDDYLCKPVDREDVRAVVDQQRQILAYETLGEFFSAEAKRAVLEAETSSERRRDHEGYAEVAERAEQLERRAQRLLSDDSILAQFDRIEREVV, from the coding sequence ATGCCCGGAAACGATGGCGCGGAGCGCGTACGTGCGCTCGTCGTCGACGACGAAAAGGAAGTGGCGGACGCGTACGCGTTGCGGCTGCGGGGACATTGTGAGGTCGAAACCGCATACGGCGGCGAGGAGGCGCTGTCGCTCGTCGACGACGTACCGATCGACGTCGTCCTCCTGGACCGGCACATGCCGGGCATGTCGGGTGACGACGTCCTCACGGAACTGGTCGAGCGGGGGTTCTACGGGCGCGTCGTGATGGTGACCGCGGTCGATCCCGGGTTCGAGGTCCTCGAGTTGCCCTTCGACGACTACCTGTGTAAACCGGTCGACCGCGAGGACGTGCGCGCCGTGGTGGATCAGCAACGCCAGATCCTCGCGTACGAAACGCTCGGCGAGTTCTTCAGCGCCGAAGCCAAACGCGCGGTGCTCGAAGCGGAGACGAGTTCGGAGAGGCGTCGCGACCACGAGGGGTATGCGGAGGTCGCGGAGCGAGCGGAGCAACTCGAACGACGGGCCCAGCGGCTGTTGTCCGACGACAGCATCCTCGCGCAGTTCGACCGAATCGAGCGCGAAGTGGTCTGA
- a CDS encoding type II/IV secretion system ATPase subunit — protein MSGDAASGTEGALDELRRRVVRTYEMLRGSTIDARPFRPGEDGPLATFDVPSGHEELDRYWVNAPFAYVVVTHDSEESANRYHAVEPDLDAFEESLLERVREDIRDPLLFRTEADEPTDESVLEAELESLLEEYGVEVDMHTFHKLRYYLIRDFDGFGRLDPLMHDGHIEDVSCDGYDLPIFVYHDQYTDIQTNVIFEDPDELDNYVVRLAQQSGRHISVGDPVVGTTLPDGSRVELALGEEVTPRGSAFTIRQYADDPFTPVDLVEYGTFNVEQMAYLWLAIESNKSLIFAGGTASGKTTSMNAVSMFIPPRSKVLSIEDTRELSLYHDNWLSSVTRERMHEGADIDMYDLLRSALRHRPEYIIVGEVRGDEAVTLFQAMNTGHTTFSTMHADSIETVINRLENEPINVPRAMIQSLDLLCVQRLTRLDGERVRRSNAISEIGGIDQRTGELDYSNAFRWEPDTDTFDRQDSSLLDEIQDERGWSRTELLRDLRDRRRFLTALREQGITDYRQFTALVNEYYADSERVLERLDGLTDSES, from the coding sequence ATGTCAGGGGACGCGGCGTCGGGAACCGAGGGGGCGCTCGACGAACTCCGGCGACGGGTCGTCCGCACCTACGAGATGCTCCGCGGATCGACGATCGACGCCCGTCCCTTTCGTCCGGGCGAGGACGGCCCGCTCGCGACGTTCGACGTCCCCTCGGGACACGAGGAACTCGACCGCTACTGGGTGAACGCCCCCTTCGCGTACGTCGTCGTCACGCACGACTCCGAGGAGAGCGCGAACAGGTACCACGCGGTCGAACCCGACCTGGACGCCTTCGAGGAGTCCCTCCTGGAGCGGGTCCGGGAGGACATCCGCGACCCGCTCCTGTTCCGCACCGAGGCGGACGAACCCACCGACGAGTCGGTGCTCGAAGCCGAACTCGAATCACTCCTCGAGGAGTACGGCGTGGAGGTGGACATGCACACGTTCCACAAACTCCGTTACTACCTGATCCGGGACTTCGACGGGTTCGGTCGTCTCGACCCCCTCATGCACGACGGGCACATCGAGGACGTGTCGTGTGACGGCTACGACCTGCCGATCTTCGTCTATCACGACCAGTACACCGACATCCAGACGAACGTGATCTTCGAGGATCCCGACGAACTCGACAACTACGTGGTCAGACTCGCCCAGCAGTCCGGCCGTCACATCAGCGTCGGCGACCCCGTCGTCGGGACGACCCTCCCCGACGGCTCCCGCGTCGAACTCGCGCTCGGCGAGGAGGTGACCCCGCGGGGGTCGGCCTTCACCATTCGCCAGTACGCCGACGACCCGTTCACGCCCGTCGACCTCGTCGAGTACGGCACCTTCAACGTCGAACAGATGGCGTACCTCTGGCTCGCCATCGAGAGCAACAAGTCGCTCATCTTCGCCGGCGGCACGGCGTCGGGCAAGACCACCTCGATGAACGCGGTGTCGATGTTCATCCCGCCGCGCTCGAAGGTGCTCTCCATCGAAGACACCCGGGAACTGTCGCTGTACCACGACAACTGGCTCTCCAGCGTCACCCGCGAACGCATGCACGAGGGCGCCGACATCGACATGTACGACCTGCTGCGCTCGGCGCTCCGTCACCGCCCGGAGTACATCATCGTCGGCGAGGTTCGGGGCGACGAGGCGGTGACGCTGTTCCAGGCGATGAACACGGGTCACACGACGTTCTCGACGATGCACGCCGACAGCATCGAGACGGTGATCAACCGACTGGAGAACGAGCCGATCAACGTGCCCCGGGCGATGATCCAGTCGCTGGACCTGCTCTGTGTCCAGCGGCTCACCCGCCTCGACGGCGAGCGGGTGCGACGGTCCAACGCCATCAGCGAAATCGGTGGCATCGACCAGCGAACCGGCGAACTCGACTACTCGAACGCCTTCCGGTGGGAGCCGGACACGGACACCTTCGACCGGCAGGACAGCTCCCTCCTCGACGAGATCCAGGACGAGCGCGGCTGGTCGCGGACCGAACTGCTGCGGGACCTGCGTGACCGGCGCCGCTTCCTCACCGCCCTCCGGGAGCAGGGGATCACCGACTACCGGCAGTTCACCGCCCTCGTCAACGAGTATTACGCGGATTCGGAACGGGTGCTCGAACGACTCGACGGGCTGACGGACTCGGAGTCGTGA
- a CDS encoding RAD55 family ATPase, with the protein MAYSTPEVLPVDEFAPGTSLLISGPPLTRKRELMIRLLGGDPDEETIMVTTKLGAGKLLERFREWNGDRQPGLLHVVDCVTKTRGLGTVRETETTSYLSSPHDMTGLSIELSGQFRRAHASDRPIRFGVHSLSTFLMYHDLQRVYRMLHVLTGQIESVGGLGVFVVDSPTDREQSILTQLIDGVVETRETDEDCELRLRGLGGRAAGWRSY; encoded by the coding sequence ATGGCATATTCGACTCCGGAGGTGTTGCCGGTCGACGAATTTGCCCCCGGTACCTCCCTGCTCATCTCTGGACCGCCGCTCACGCGCAAGCGGGAACTCATGATCCGCCTCCTCGGTGGCGACCCGGACGAGGAGACGATCATGGTGACGACGAAACTCGGTGCGGGCAAACTATTGGAACGCTTCCGCGAGTGGAACGGCGACCGACAGCCCGGACTGTTGCACGTCGTCGACTGCGTGACCAAGACGCGGGGCCTCGGGACCGTCCGCGAGACGGAGACCACCTCCTATCTCTCCTCGCCGCACGACATGACCGGCCTCAGCATCGAACTCTCGGGACAGTTCCGCCGAGCCCACGCCTCGGACCGGCCGATTCGGTTCGGCGTCCACTCGCTGTCGACGTTCCTGATGTACCACGACCTCCAGCGCGTCTACCGAATGTTGCACGTGCTGACCGGACAGATCGAGAGCGTCGGCGGGCTGGGCGTGTTCGTCGTCGACTCGCCGACCGACCGGGAGCAGAGCATCCTCACGCAGTTGATCGACGGCGTGGTCGAGACGCGGGAGACCGACGAGGACTGTGAACTCCGCCTGCGGGGCCTCGGCGGCCGCGCCGCCGGCTGGCGGTCCTACTGA
- a CDS encoding bacterio-opsin activator domain-containing protein, which translates to MDDRLRRAPIGVLDVSPDGTVTGVNEVARSLIGVSDDALGAPLAEVVPRSVEDSLLIAFEGDSVTDTSFEEYYPDLERWLDVSVVPGDDGVAVYVQDVTERRRHEQSLGRLRQERKRTAVIEDVLSELLANLVGAVSREEIAETVCRELGDTDLYEFAWVGERDIGSDELVIHAVAGETGETFAAIRDALADDTATTPEERAVETGRLRTAQPLADDAHVPESVQLAGFADGVQSALAIPLSYGTNVHGVVGVYASGTAAFSDRERTSFETLGDVAGFAITAARNRNLLLSDTVAELTFEVGDSSVLSRLSRALDSTVRLDGSVPLGDDALLCFVSVEGADADAVAAAADDIDGIGDVRAISGSDSGSTVELSVLGSTPLLAVSSLGGTVRRATFERGTGQLVVELPPDGDVRRIADTVSRDYDLEFVAKAERERSVTTAREFRDALDDRLTDRQRTVLRTAYLADYFESPRGSTAEEVAASLDIAGSTLLHHLRAGQRKLLDAYLDESAGAD; encoded by the coding sequence ATGGATGACCGGCTTCGGCGCGCGCCCATCGGTGTACTCGACGTCTCGCCGGACGGGACCGTCACCGGCGTGAACGAGGTCGCTCGGTCACTGATCGGGGTTTCGGACGACGCCCTCGGAGCCCCTCTCGCCGAGGTCGTTCCTCGCTCGGTCGAAGATTCGCTCCTGATCGCCTTCGAGGGGGACTCCGTCACCGACACGTCCTTCGAGGAGTACTATCCCGACCTGGAGCGGTGGCTCGACGTCTCGGTCGTTCCCGGTGACGACGGCGTCGCCGTCTACGTGCAGGACGTGACGGAACGGCGCCGTCACGAGCAGTCACTCGGACGGCTACGGCAAGAGCGGAAGCGAACGGCCGTCATCGAGGACGTGCTTTCGGAACTCCTCGCGAACCTCGTCGGCGCCGTCTCCCGCGAGGAGATCGCCGAGACGGTCTGTCGGGAACTCGGCGACACGGACCTGTACGAATTCGCCTGGGTCGGGGAGCGCGATATCGGCAGCGACGAGCTTGTCATCCACGCCGTGGCGGGTGAGACGGGTGAGACCTTCGCGGCCATCCGCGACGCGCTCGCGGACGATACGGCGACCACGCCCGAGGAGCGGGCGGTCGAAACCGGCCGGCTCCGGACCGCACAACCCCTGGCGGACGACGCTCACGTTCCCGAGTCGGTTCAGTTGGCCGGGTTTGCTGACGGCGTCCAATCCGCGCTGGCGATTCCACTCTCGTACGGCACGAACGTACACGGCGTGGTCGGCGTGTACGCGAGCGGAACGGCGGCGTTCTCGGATCGCGAGCGAACCAGCTTCGAGACGCTGGGCGACGTCGCTGGCTTCGCGATCACCGCCGCCCGCAACCGGAATTTGCTGCTCTCCGACACCGTCGCGGAGCTCACCTTCGAGGTCGGTGACAGCTCGGTCCTGTCCCGGCTCAGTCGGGCGCTCGATTCGACGGTGCGGCTGGACGGATCGGTCCCCCTCGGGGACGACGCGTTGCTCTGTTTCGTCTCGGTCGAGGGAGCCGACGCCGACGCCGTCGCGGCCGCTGCCGACGACATCGACGGTATCGGCGACGTCAGAGCCATCAGCGGGTCCGATTCGGGGAGTACCGTCGAACTCTCGGTACTGGGGTCGACTCCGCTGCTCGCCGTCTCGTCCCTCGGTGGAACCGTTCGGCGTGCGACCTTCGAGCGGGGAACCGGACAGCTCGTCGTCGAGCTTCCGCCCGACGGCGACGTGCGGCGGATTGCGGATACCGTCAGCCGCGACTACGATCTGGAGTTCGTCGCGAAGGCGGAACGGGAGCGGTCGGTCACGACCGCCCGCGAGTTCCGGGACGCGCTGGACGACCGGCTGACCGACCGACAGCGGACCGTCCTCCGGACCGCCTACCTCGCTGACTACTTCGAATCCCCCAGGGGCAGCACGGCGGAGGAAGTCGCAGCCTCGCTCGACATCGCTGGCTCGACGCTCCTGCACCACCTCCGCGCCGGACAGCGAAAGCTACTCGACGCGTATCTCGACGAGAGTGCAGGCGCCGACTGA
- a CDS encoding type II secretion system F family protein, producing MIAPLLPLVVVAVLALPVLLSPVSRRADLLLSRLAVPLFGDYVGGSARRSWQVRRLRATHVGTTHRVFASRTLFVSGLAGVVGAILGVYAAVWLVDVFSISRAAILAVVPPPLSFLAGLTRLQDLTLLGLFVLFLFFGATLGSVLALGTYWARWAYLGQLAEARASEIEATLPRTIAFVYALSRSGMPFPSVLDTLARNDDIYGEAAREVGVAVRDMNAFSTDILTALRHTADRTPSEGLEEFADNLASVLGSGRNLSSFLREQYERYQEEAEAQQAQYLELVSTLAEVYVTLLVAGPLFLITVLVVIGLVIEDTLTVVRIVGYAGIPLASAAFVVYIDSLTQHDTALTNVRDDVAAAVGVGASDGRPSTPRSDGGAAMAAQRRNAERLAAYDRLHALRESLRDPVRSVLERPWISFVVTVPLGVGWVLYRAVPIPLGPSALGTLDHPVVEASVFVMAVFALLHETHKRRIRRIERAVPDFLDRLASVNEAGMTVVESIERVAGTDLGGLEEEVDRTWRDIRWGADAADALRRLAVRTRARMVSQAVTLITNAMNASGDIAPVLRIAADEAQETRRLRRERRQEMLTYILVIYISVFVFLGIIAALTVAFIPAVQQAAGPSVTTPSNAPSVGLTGAFTGTEVNTGAYELLFFHISAIQAVCSGLIAGQLAEGGIADGVKHATGLLALTYLVFALALL from the coding sequence GTGATCGCTCCCCTCCTCCCCCTGGTCGTCGTGGCCGTTCTCGCGCTTCCAGTCCTGCTCTCGCCGGTGAGCCGGCGAGCGGACCTGCTGCTCTCGCGACTGGCCGTCCCCCTCTTCGGCGACTACGTGGGGGGGAGTGCCCGTCGCTCCTGGCAGGTCAGGCGACTGCGAGCCACCCACGTCGGCACCACCCACCGGGTGTTCGCCTCGCGGACGCTGTTCGTCAGCGGCCTCGCGGGCGTCGTCGGCGCCATCCTCGGCGTCTACGCCGCCGTCTGGCTGGTCGACGTCTTCTCGATCAGTCGGGCCGCCATCCTCGCGGTCGTTCCGCCGCCGCTCTCCTTTCTCGCCGGCCTGACGCGCCTGCAGGACCTGACCCTGCTCGGCCTGTTCGTCCTCTTCCTGTTCTTCGGGGCGACCCTGGGATCGGTGCTGGCGCTCGGCACCTACTGGGCGCGGTGGGCGTATCTCGGCCAACTGGCCGAAGCGCGGGCGAGCGAGATCGAAGCGACGCTCCCCCGGACCATCGCGTTCGTCTACGCGCTCTCGCGGAGCGGGATGCCCTTCCCGTCCGTGCTGGACACCCTCGCCCGCAACGACGACATCTACGGCGAGGCCGCCCGCGAGGTCGGGGTCGCGGTGCGGGACATGAACGCCTTCTCGACGGACATCCTGACCGCGCTCCGGCACACCGCCGACCGGACGCCCAGCGAGGGGCTGGAGGAGTTCGCCGACAACCTGGCGAGCGTCCTCGGCAGCGGCCGGAACCTCTCCTCCTTTCTCCGCGAGCAGTACGAACGCTACCAGGAGGAGGCGGAGGCCCAGCAGGCGCAGTATCTCGAACTCGTCTCGACGCTGGCGGAGGTGTACGTCACGCTGCTGGTCGCCGGGCCGCTCTTTCTCATCACCGTCCTCGTGGTCATCGGCCTCGTCATCGAGGACACGCTCACCGTCGTCCGCATCGTGGGCTACGCCGGCATTCCGCTCGCGTCGGCGGCCTTCGTCGTCTACATCGACAGCCTCACGCAACACGACACCGCCCTGACGAACGTTCGCGACGACGTCGCCGCGGCCGTGGGCGTCGGCGCGTCGGACGGCAGACCGTCGACGCCCCGCTCCGACGGCGGGGCGGCGATGGCGGCACAGCGCCGGAACGCGGAGCGACTCGCGGCCTACGACCGGTTGCACGCGCTCCGCGAGTCGCTCCGGGATCCGGTGCGGAGCGTCCTCGAACGACCCTGGATCAGCTTCGTGGTGACCGTCCCGCTCGGCGTCGGCTGGGTGCTGTACCGGGCCGTCCCCATCCCGCTCGGACCGTCGGCGCTCGGCACCCTCGACCACCCGGTCGTCGAGGCCTCGGTGTTCGTCATGGCCGTCTTCGCCCTCCTTCACGAGACGCACAAGCGCCGGATCCGGCGCATCGAGCGCGCCGTGCCGGACTTCCTCGACCGTCTGGCGAGCGTCAACGAGGCGGGGATGACCGTCGTTGAGAGCATCGAACGCGTCGCCGGCACCGACCTCGGGGGGCTGGAGGAGGAGGTCGACCGCACCTGGCGGGACATCCGCTGGGGGGCGGACGCCGCCGACGCCCTCCGCCGACTCGCCGTCCGGACCCGCGCCCGGATGGTCTCCCAGGCGGTCACGCTGATCACGAACGCCATGAACGCGAGCGGCGACATCGCGCCGGTGCTGCGCATCGCCGCCGACGAGGCCCAGGAGACGCGACGCCTCCGCCGGGAGCGCCGCCAGGAGATGCTCACCTACATCCTCGTCATCTACATCTCCGTGTTCGTCTTCCTCGGCATCATCGCCGCGCTGACCGTCGCCTTCATCCCCGCCGTCCAGCAGGCCGCGGGCCCGTCGGTGACGACGCCGTCGAACGCCCCCAGCGTCGGCCTGACGGGCGCGTTCACGGGGACCGAGGTGAACACCGGCGCGTACGAACTCCTCTTCTTCCACATCTCCGCCATCCAGGCGGTCTGTTCGGGGCTCATCGCCGGCCAACTCGCGGAGGGCGGGATCGCCGACGGCGTCAAACACGCGACGGGACTGCTCGCGCTGACGTACCTCGTGTTCGCGCTCGCGCTGCTCTGA
- a CDS encoding helix-turn-helix domain-containing protein — MPDSMAEQLQRDMECEGLLECFHGLKQLDRACFQALVEAEEPMTVDEIAEAVDRERSTAYRAVQRLLQTGFIGKEQVNYDQGGYYHVYSPTDPSKIADDMQRMLNDWYAKMGQLIQEFEDKYEAAETTRPAEG, encoded by the coding sequence ATGCCGGATTCGATGGCCGAGCAACTCCAGCGGGATATGGAGTGTGAGGGGCTGTTGGAGTGTTTCCACGGACTCAAACAGCTCGACAGGGCGTGCTTCCAGGCCCTCGTCGAGGCCGAGGAGCCCATGACCGTCGACGAGATCGCGGAGGCGGTCGACCGGGAACGGTCCACGGCCTACCGCGCCGTCCAGCGCCTGCTCCAGACGGGATTCATCGGGAAAGAGCAGGTCAACTACGACCAGGGCGGCTACTATCACGTCTACTCGCCGACCGATCCCTCGAAGATCGCCGACGACATGCAGCGCATGCTCAACGACTGGTACGCCAAGATGGGCCAACTCATCCAGGAGTTCGAGGACAAGTACGAGGCCGCCGAGACGACACGGCCCGCCGAGGGGTGA
- a CDS encoding sensor histidine kinase, protein MTDEHRAAITFDGYPDPLLAYAVEGDEPRITATNDAFQAAFDGPSAGQPVGVVFERCRVVDSTGDADPVTHLRRGDCAGIYLDGVGEVGPFFARIVPSDDDTGRVVFSDVSDCPEIADSPAIDRVGSVISHDLRNPLDVAEAHLRAARETGDAEHFDAVAAAHDRMERIIRDVLTITRNRTAVDPSDDVAIDVAATDAWESVDTGRATLEVANELPTVTADSDRVRRLFENLFRNAVEHGPAVDDRSAEREREATPESGVHVTVGALEDGFCVADDGAGIPPDERGAVFDPGYSTRDDGTGLGLAIVERIVAAHDWTITLTTATDGGARFEIRF, encoded by the coding sequence ATGACCGACGAGCATAGGGCGGCGATCACGTTCGACGGCTACCCCGATCCGCTCCTGGCCTACGCCGTCGAGGGCGACGAGCCCCGTATCACGGCGACGAACGACGCCTTCCAGGCGGCTTTCGACGGTCCCTCGGCCGGTCAGCCGGTCGGCGTGGTGTTCGAGCGATGTCGCGTCGTCGATTCGACCGGCGACGCGGATCCCGTGACGCATCTCCGCCGGGGCGACTGCGCGGGCATCTATCTCGACGGCGTCGGGGAGGTGGGTCCCTTCTTCGCTCGGATCGTCCCGTCCGACGACGATACTGGACGCGTCGTCTTCTCGGACGTGAGCGACTGCCCCGAAATCGCGGACTCCCCTGCGATCGACCGGGTCGGGAGCGTGATCAGCCACGACCTCCGTAACCCGCTCGACGTCGCCGAGGCACACCTCCGGGCCGCCCGAGAGACCGGGGACGCGGAACACTTCGATGCGGTAGCCGCCGCCCACGACCGGATGGAGCGGATAATCCGGGACGTCCTCACGATCACGCGCAACCGTACCGCCGTGGATCCCTCGGACGACGTCGCTATCGACGTCGCCGCCACGGACGCGTGGGAGTCCGTCGACACCGGGCGAGCCACTCTCGAGGTGGCGAACGAACTCCCGACCGTCACCGCCGACTCGGACCGCGTTCGACGACTGTTCGAGAACCTGTTCCGGAACGCGGTGGAACACGGACCGGCCGTCGACGACCGGTCCGCGGAACGGGAGCGGGAGGCGACCCCGGAGAGCGGGGTCCACGTTACCGTCGGCGCGTTGGAGGACGGCTTCTGCGTCGCCGACGACGGGGCGGGCATCCCGCCGGACGAGCGGGGGGCCGTGTTCGACCCGGGCTACTCGACCCGGGACGACGGAACGGGACTCGGTCTCGCGATCGTCGAGCGGATCGTGGCGGCCCACGACTGGACGATCACCCTCACCACGGCCACGGACGGTGGTGCGCGGTTCGAGATCCGTTTCTAG